The proteins below come from a single Aegilops tauschii subsp. strangulata cultivar AL8/78 chromosome 6, Aet v6.0, whole genome shotgun sequence genomic window:
- the LOC141026077 gene encoding uncharacterized protein: protein MRLNPTIYRSSTQPLDADVWLRDIMYEMESASVAPASYVTFASFFLKGPAAQWWDSHRRTLPAGTVITWLDFQAAFHARFIPQGIMDRKKRDFRNLTQGNKSVDAYQREFLDLSRYAEEDIATDARKQERFRDGLHPDIKLALLVHDFADFATLVNKAI from the coding sequence atgcgcctcaacccaactatCTACCGTAGCTCAACCCAACCCCTTGATGCTGACGTCTGGCTCCGCGACATCATGTATGAAATGGAGTCTGCTAGTGTGGCCCCTGctagctatgtcacctttgcatCATTCTTCCTGAAGGGTCccgctgctcaatggtgggacagccacaggcgtaccctACCTGCTGGAACTGTCATCACTTGGCTGGATTTCCAAGCCGCCTTCCATGCCCGTTTCATTCCTCAGGGAATCATGGACAGGAAGAAGCGAGatttccgcaacctcacccaaggcaacaagtcTGTAGATGCTTATCAGCGGGAATTTCTTGACTTGTCTcgttatgctgaagaagacattgcaactgatgctcgTAAGCAAGAGAGGTTTCGTGATGGACTTCACCCTGATATTAAGCTAGCACTACTCGTTCATGACTTTGCCgacttcgccaccttggtgaacaaggctaTTTAG